The Panicum virgatum strain AP13 chromosome 5K, P.virgatum_v5, whole genome shotgun sequence genome has a window encoding:
- the LOC120709002 gene encoding endoribonuclease Dicer homolog 3a-like isoform X1, with the protein MSDAEGAALGGGGDEAMGASDSAAEATVADDVGMNPLKRPFESLLQEDEAGRHKQQKRECQDFTPRRYQLDLYEVATCQNTIAMLDTGAGKTMIAVMLIKHFGMISKTNNDRKLIIFLAPTVQLVTQQCEVIKSYTDFEVEHYHGAKGVDQWKAHSWQEQLAKYQVVVMTPQVLLDALRQAFLILDMVSLMIFDECHHATGNHPYARIMKEFYHRSEHKPNVFGMTASPVIRKGVSSDLDCENQLSELESILDSKIHAVVDREEIELCVPSAKEVNIYYGPRTVSFEDLSAELGILYCKYDMLIAQVHCTLTNQYKDADQITKESRRRLSISLAKICYCLEDVGLLCASEATKICIERGHKKGWLKGGGDSTDQQSDTNGSGLFANSRIHMKFFEEVLHIIDKRLQQQQGIDTLLNSESGCVEATKRGYISPKLHELIKVFLSFSDFDNVRCLIFVDRKITARVIERTMKKIARLAYFRISFLTGGSSSVDALTTKEQKDTLDSFRSGKVNLLFTTDVAEEGIHVPDCSCVIRFDLPKTTRSYVQSRGRARQKDSQYILMIEQGNVKQNDLISALMRSKTSMAEIASNREPEDSHPSFFPTEEINEYHISTTGAKITTDSSISVLYQYCDKLPKDKYYTPRPTFQFTHYGDGYECTVTLPSSAMFQLLVGPKARSMQKAKQLVCLDACKRLHQLGELDDHLSPSAEEPPLENLSKASICSSGAGLGTTKRKELHGTTKVLSMSGSWASDTSVTKLQGYKLNFICDQVGQKYSDFILLIDANIAKEAATLDIDLYLHDKMVKASVSPCGSLELDPQQMEKAKLFQALLFNGLFGKLFTRSKASKTPREFILKKDDTFLWDNANMYLLLPVDPTPDSHKSVCINWNVIDVAATTVGLMRSIYSEDQQNLIGKLNPEINGGDLIHLANKSCKVDDLRNMVVLAVHTGKMYTALDVADLCANSTFDGASDKKEAKFRTFAEYFLKKYNIFLCHPSQPLLVLKPTHNPHNLLSSKIRDEGNRVENKNRANSLVHMPPELLIPIDLPADVLRVFYLFPSLMYRIESLMLASQLRSEIAYTGSDISSFLILEALTTLRCCEDFSMERLELLGDSVLKYAVSSDLFLRFPNKHEGQLSSRRQEIICNATLHRFGIERKIQSYIRDAAFDPRRWCAPGQLSIWPCPCECPVNSEVVTEDIHRIDDKSIIIGKACDKGHRWICSKTISDCVEALIGAYYVGGGLRAAFSVLKWLQIEIEFEKDLIVKAMLSASVRNYLPKVDVVELLEAKINYVFSVKGLLIEALTHPSQQESGATYCYQRLEFLGDAVLDILLTQHLFLSHKDTDEGELTDLRSASVNNENFAQVAVRHNLHHFLQHSSGLLQDQITEYVNSLEGSSMDRTNLPSSGSSRGPKVLGDIVESIAGAILIDTKFDLDVVWRVFKPLLSPIVTPENLELPPFRELHEWCDKSGYFLGIKCENREDNIVATLNLQLKDILLVRQGRGKNKVDAKAHAASLLLRDLEEKGLVIPKNASRTEQSEMKSGSPKHRKNLFDAMGTQNIAPPRQKDLTMSSSGPCSVFDKALVVKVKLSKGGPRISLYESCKKLQWPMPTFEYVKVEPSVCPTSGGSSQKAAPQGFAFASTITLHIPNGDVISLTGDGRPDKKSSQDSAALLMLYELQRRGRFQVQEV; encoded by the exons GTTGTGGTCATGACACCACAGGTGCTGCTAGATGCTTTACGCCAAGCTTTCTTGATCTTAGACATGGTTAGTCTCATGATATTTGATGAATGCCATCATGCAACTGGTAACCACCCTTATGCAAGGATAATGAAG GAGTTCTATCACAGATCTGAGCATAAGCCAAATGTGTTTGGTATGACAGCATCACCTGTTATAAGGAAAG GCGTTTCTTCTGATTTGGACTGCGAAAATCAGCTCTCTGAACTGGAAAGTATTTTAGATTCCAAG ATACACGCTGTGGTGGATAGAGAAGAGATTGAACTTTGCGTTCCTTCGGCAAAAGAAGTGAACATATACTATGGGCCAAGAACTGTTTCTTTTGAAGATTTAAGTGCAGAACTAGGAATTTTGTATTGCAAG TACGATATGCTGATAGCACAAGTGCATTGTACACTGACCAACCAATACAAAGATGCTGATCAAATAACAAAGGAATCACGGAGGCGTCTCTCTATTTCCTTAGCAAAAATTTGCTATTGTCTTGAAGATGTCGGTCTTCTTTGTGCAAGTGAG GCTACTAAAATTTGCATCGAAAGGGGTCACAAAAAGGGTTGGCTGAAGGGAGGCGGTGACTCCACCGATCAGCAAAGTGACACAAATGGATCAGGCTTGTTTGCAAATTCAAGGATTCATATGAAGTTCTTTGAGGAAGTGTTGCATATAATTGATAAACGCCTCCAACAGCAACAAG GAATTGATACACTTTTGAACTCCGAGAGTGGATGTGTGGAAGCAACAAAAAGGGGCTATATTTCACCAAAGCTCCATGAGCTCATCAAAGTATTTCTCTCTTTCAG TGACTTCGATAATGTCCGATGCCTTATTTTTGTGGATCGAAAGATTACTGCCAGAGTCATTGAGCGTACTATGAAGAAGATTGCCCGACTCGCATATTTCAGAATCTCCTTTCTAACTGGTGGGAGTTCTTCTGTGGATGCACTGACCACTAAAGAGCAAAAAGACACACTCGATTCGTTCCGCTCTGGAAAG GTCAACTTACTATTTACTACAGATGTTGCAGAAGAGGGTATCCATGTCCCAGACTGCTCGTGTGTAATACGATTTGATTTGCCAAAGACTACCCGCAGCTATGTGCAGTCACGAGGACGAGCCCGACAGAAGGACTCTCAGTACATACTAATGATTGAACA GGGAAATGTGAAACAAAATGACTTAATATCTGCCCTTATGAGAAGTAAGACATCGATGGCCGAGATTGCTTCAAACCGAGAGCCTGAGGATTCACACCCCAGTTTCTTTCCCACTGAAGAAATAAATGAATACCATATAAGCACAACAGGAGCCAAAATAACTACTGATTCCAGCATCAGTGTTCTCTACCAGTACTGTGACAAACTTCCAAAAGACAA GTACTACACCCCAAGACCCACGTTTCAGTTCACCCATTATGGTGATGGTTATGAGTGTACAGTAACATTACCATCTAGCGCCATGTTTCAGCTTTTAGTAGGTCCAAAAGCAAGAAGCATGCAGAAAGCAAAGCAGCTTGTTTGCCTTGATGCATGTAAGAGGCTGCATCAGCTGGGAGAGCTTGATGACCACCTTTCTCCATCCGCTGAAGAGCCACCACTAGAAAATTTGAGCAAAGCTAGTATCTGCTCATCCGGTGCAGGTTTAG GTACAACCAAACGGAAAGAGCTGCATGGTACAACCAAGGTTCTTTCTATGTCTGGCTCTTGGGCTTCAGATACAAGTGTTACTAAGCTTCAAGGCtacaagttgaattttatttGTGATCAAGTTGGCCAGAAATACTCTGACTTTATCCTGCTAATTGATGCAAATATAGCAAAAGAAGCAGCCACTTTGGATATTGATCTATATTTGCATGACAAGATGGTAAAGGCTTCAGTTTCTCCATGTGGATCTCTTGAGTTGGATCCTCAGCAG ATGGAAAAAGCAAAACTATTTCAAGCACTTCTCTTTAATGGTTTGTTTGGAAAACTGTTCACCAGATCAAAAGCATCCAAAACCCCAAGGGAGTTTATTCTCAAGAAAGATGATACATTCCTTTGGGACAATGCAAATATGTATTTGCTTTTACCTGTGGATCCTACTCCGGATTCTCATAAAAGTGTGTGCATTAACTGGAATGTGATTGATGTAGCAGCTACAACTGTTGGACTTATGAGGAGCATTTATTCAGAGGACCAACAGAACCTGATTGGTAAACTTAATCCTGAAATTAATGGTGGAGATCTCATTCATTTGGCCAACAAGTCATGCAAGGTTGATGATCTTAGAAATATGGTAGTCCTAGCAGTTCACACAGGGAAGATGTATACTGCTCTTGATGTAGCTGATTTATGTGCTAATAGCACATTTGATGGTGCTTCTGATAAGAAAGAAGCAAAATTTCGGACGTTTGCAGAATATTTTCTGAAGAA GTACAACATATTTCTTTGTCATCCGTCACAGCCATTGCTAGTGTTGAAACCCACTCATAATCCTCACAACCTTCTTTCATCAAAGATCAGAGATGAAG GCAACCGTGTGGAAAACAAAAATAGGGCAAATAGCCTTGTTCACATGCCTCCAGAGCTGCTGATTCCTATTGATTTACCGGCTGATGTTTTGAGAGTATTCTATTTGTTTCCGTCTCTGATGTATCGCATTGAGTCACTAATGCTAGCCAGCCAACTAAGAAGTGAAATTGCATACACAGGATCTGATATATCAAGCTTCCTG ATTCTGGAAGCTCTTACAACCCTTAGATGCTGTGAGGACTTCTCTATGGAGCGTTTAGAGTTACTGGGGGACTCTGTACTTAAGTATGCAGTGAGTTCTGATCTCTTCCTCAGATTTCCTAATAAGCATGAGGGGCAGTTATCGTCCAGAAGGCAAGAAATTATATGTAATGCAACACTTCATAGGTTTGGTATTGAACGTAAGATACAG AGTTACATACGTGATGCTGCATTCGATCCTCGTAGATGGTGTGCACCAGGACAGCTGTCCATCTGGCCCTGTCCTTGTGAATGCCCAGTAAACTCTGAGGTTGTAACTGAGGATATTCATAGGATTGATGACAAATCTATAATTATAGGCAAGGCGTGTGACAAGGGACACAGATGGATATGTTCCAAAACCATATCTGATTGTGTCGAGGCTTTAATTGGAGCATATTATGTGGGAGGCGGATTAAGAGCAGCCTTTTCTGTTCTCAAATGGTTGCAGATTGAGATTGAATTTGAGAAAGACCTGATTGTGAAAGCCATGTTGAGTGCTTCTGTGCGCAATTATCTTCCGAAAGTTGATGTAGTTGAATTGCttgaagcaaaaataaactATGTTTTTTCGGTGAAAGGTTTGCTGATAGAGGCTCTCACCCACCCATCACAGCAAGAATCAGGAGCAACATACTGCTACCAG CGCTTGGAGTTCCTTGGCGATGCAGTCTTGGATATTTTACTTACGCAGCACCTTTTCCTTAGTCATAAAGACACCGATGAGGGGGAGCTGACAGATTTACGGTCTGCATCAGTAAATAATGAAAATTTTGCACAGGTTGCAGTAAGGCATAATCTCCACCACTTTCTCCAGCATTCTTCTGGGCTTCTCCAAGACCAAATCACTGAATATGTGAATAGTCTGGAAGGTTCATCCATGGACAGAACGAACCTTCCATCCAGTGGATCATCTAGGGGGCCAAAA GTTTTAGGTGATATTGTAGAAAGTATTGCAGGTGCAATTCTTATAGACaccaaatttgatttggatgtagTTTGGAGGGTTTTCAAACCTCTTCTTTCCCCAATTGTCACACCGGAGAATCTGGAGTTACCCCCATTCAGAGAACTTCATGAGTGGTGCGACAAGAGTGGGTACTTTTTAGGAATTAAGTGCGAAAATCGAGAAGACAATATAGTGGCTACTCTTAATTTACAACTCAAGGACATTCTTCTTGTGAGGCAAGGTCGTGGTAAGAACAAAGTAGATGCAAAAGCACACGCAGCTTCCTTATTGCTCAGGGATCTGGAG GAAAAAGGGCTTGTGATTCCAAAGAATGCCAGCAGAACAGAACAGTCTGAAATGAAATCTGGTAGTCCAAAACATCGCAAGAACTTGTTTGATGCTATGGGCACACAGAATATAGCACCACCTAGGCAAAAGGACCTAACCATGTCAAGTTCTGGCCCCTGCTCTGTTTTTGATAAAGCAT TGGTTGTGAAGGTTAAGTTGAGTAAAGGAGGACCTCGTATATCATTGTACGAGTCATGTAAAAAGTTACAGTGGCCAATGCCTACATTTGAATATGTGAAAGTCGAACCAAG TGTGTGCCCTACCTCCGGTGGTTCCTCACAAAAGGCTGCGCCTCAAGGGTTTGCATTCGCTTCGACAATAACATTGCACATACCAAACGGCGATGTCATCAGCCTTACAGGAGATGGACGCCCGGATAAGAAGAGCTCACAGGATTCTGCTGCGCTGCTCATGCTCTATGAGCTACAGCGGCGAGGTAGATTCCAAGTTCAAGAAGTATGA